One Shewanella sp. MR-4 DNA window includes the following coding sequences:
- a CDS encoding winged helix-turn-helix domain-containing protein: MQVGGCWFDRERGLLVEQARDESWHLPRAELQVLSLLVEHQGKLVSKHELKTGDGAHPPLTDTSLARAVFMIRSFLGPQYEGLIETVKGQGYLLHSTQGQRFKSLRYPRLQSLPWWSVLLVFGFMLAISGFYLSRIDHSVPTQPLLSTDLPLASGQHIRLHLYANSKTNNTLLFELGDRLGQGLSRCGHSDWSEVYSSLSHDKQVLNITMRGYKLGQSVIRNLKISDFRRPKEFIDANWLLEVGICG, from the coding sequence ATGCAGGTGGGGGGCTGTTGGTTTGACCGTGAGCGTGGCTTACTTGTCGAACAGGCTCGTGATGAATCTTGGCACCTTCCCCGTGCCGAGTTGCAAGTGTTGAGCCTGTTGGTTGAACATCAAGGCAAACTGGTCTCCAAGCATGAGCTGAAGACTGGCGATGGGGCGCATCCTCCTCTTACTGACACTTCGTTAGCGCGGGCGGTCTTTATGATCCGCTCCTTCCTCGGGCCCCAATATGAGGGGCTGATTGAAACCGTCAAAGGTCAGGGCTATCTGCTGCACAGCACCCAAGGACAAAGGTTTAAAAGCTTACGTTATCCTAGGCTGCAATCCTTACCTTGGTGGAGTGTGTTGCTGGTTTTTGGATTTATGCTCGCGATTTCAGGCTTTTATCTTAGCCGAATCGACCACAGCGTACCGACTCAACCTTTGCTCTCTACCGATTTGCCCTTAGCCTCGGGGCAACATATTCGGCTGCATTTGTATGCCAATTCGAAAACCAACAACACCCTATTGTTTGAGTTAGGCGACCGCTTGGGCCAAGGGCTGAGTCGCTGCGGCCACAGTGATTGGTCCGAAGTGTACTCCTCGCTCTCCCACGATAAACAGGTGCTCAACATTACTATGCGGGGTTACAAACTCGGGCAATCGGTGATCCGTAACTTGAAGATCAGCGACTTTAGACGACCGAAGGAATTTATCGATGCAAACTGGCTGCTGGAGGTCGGGATCTGTGGCTAA
- a CDS encoding winged helix-turn-helix domain-containing protein → MQIGTCWFSAQEQVLVDAASGRSWLLSADEFQALSLLSAQRGKVVSRMELLQSITPHLKLSMRADDLLNSTIRRLRLFLGDDAAHLLVSIANQGYILYATPRKHSRTALNSPLFKLSMPQFMLLTLMTLAMLLWVGSHITHPTSIAPNYAKQLPTHDGHYSEIQFYTGQPSDHSMRPLVDHFVEQVSACAVFPWQSIAATISTDQRFVSLVLKNKDADGLNFETIKMMSENFNVDVIDELWLKRVGICA, encoded by the coding sequence ATGCAAATAGGCACTTGTTGGTTTAGTGCACAGGAACAAGTGCTGGTCGATGCAGCCTCAGGACGTAGCTGGTTATTGAGTGCGGATGAATTCCAAGCGCTTTCACTCTTGAGTGCGCAGCGTGGCAAAGTGGTCTCACGCATGGAGTTGCTGCAATCGATTACGCCCCATCTTAAGTTATCGATGCGCGCCGATGACTTGCTCAATAGTACTATTCGCCGCTTACGGTTATTTCTCGGTGACGACGCCGCTCATCTGTTGGTGAGTATCGCCAATCAAGGCTATATCCTTTACGCCACGCCCCGAAAACATTCACGTACCGCGCTGAACTCGCCTCTGTTCAAACTGAGTATGCCGCAGTTTATGCTGCTTACCCTTATGACCCTAGCTATGTTGTTGTGGGTAGGCTCTCATATCACGCATCCCACTAGCATTGCGCCGAATTATGCGAAGCAGTTGCCGACGCACGATGGGCATTATTCGGAAATTCAATTCTATACAGGTCAGCCGTCGGACCATTCGATGCGGCCCTTAGTCGACCATTTTGTCGAACAAGTGTCGGCTTGTGCGGTGTTTCCGTGGCAATCCATTGCGGCGACTATTTCGACGGATCAAAGGTTTGTGAGTCTTGTGCTGAAGAATAAGGATGCCGATGGCTTAAATTTCGAAACCATCAAAATGATGTCGGAAAACTTCAATGTCGATGTGATTGATGAGTTATGGCTAAAAAGAGTGGGGATCTGTGCTTAA